In Mytilus galloprovincialis chromosome 1, xbMytGall1.hap1.1, whole genome shotgun sequence, the following are encoded in one genomic region:
- the LOC143065389 gene encoding kelch-like protein 18 has product MSLCKTNMADDVSVFVKEDLPKTAFPVFEDIRRQGKLCDVTLKVGDRKFTAHRIVLAATIPYFHAMFTHDMVESKQDEITMQGIDPNALEALVNFAYNGKVQIDVDNVQILLVAASFLHLQAVKEACCDFLKRRLKPYNVLGVRTFGDQYMCTSLVEATNKYLQKHFKEIMKSEEFFNLSLTDVLEIITRDELNIDSEEQVFEAVINWVKQNTEERCKALPELMVKVRLPLLTPHYLSDKVATEELIKNSLQCRDLLDEAKDYHLMPERRTLLQTFKTRPRCCSDIPGIIYAVGGLTSSGYSMNLVECYDPIVNRWTVVEPMTTIRSRVAVSVHIGCLYAIGGYDGEDRLNTVEVYKPRNKTWKTVCKMHCKRSAHGATSLGKHVYACGGYDGVSSLRTVEIYDPDADSWTMVASMLKHRSAAGVACLDGEIFACGGHDGLSIFDSVECYNPSTNTWRYIPNMLTKRCRLGVATLNGKLYVAGGYDGSIFLNSVECYDPQKNEWAYVKPLQIRRSRVAMVASYGKLFAIGGYDGIVQLTTVESYEPDKDEWKSLQPMCAHEGGVGVGILPIDLDS; this is encoded by the exons ATGTCTCTTTGCAAAACAAATATGGCTGACGATGTATCTGTTTTCGTGAAAGAAGATCTACCAAAGACTGCATTTCCTGTGTTCGAAGACATAAGAAGACAGGGGAAATTGTGTGATGTCACATTAAAG GTTGGAGACAGAAAATTTACAGCACACAGAATAGTGTTAGCTGCTACTATACCATACTTTCATGCCATGTTCACACATGATATGGTAGAGTCTAAACAAGATGAAATTACCATGCAAGGAATAGACCCAAACGCTTTGGAAGCCCTTGTTAATTTTGCATACAATGGAAAAGTACAGATTGATGTAGATAATGTACAAATACTACTTGTGGCTGCAAGTTTTCTACATCTGCAGGCAGTCAAAGAAGCTTGCTGCGATTTCTTGAAAAGAAGACTTAAACCATATAATGTTTTAGGAGTAAGAACATTTGGGGACCAGTACATGTGTACCAGTTTAGTGGAAGCTACAAATAAATATTTGCagaaacatttcaaagaaataaTGAAGTCTGAAGAATTTTTTAACCTCAGTCTAACTGACGTATTGGAGATCATAACAAGAGATGAGTTGAACATTGATTCTGAAGAACAAGTATTTGAGGCAGTGATAAACTGGGTAAAACAGAACACAGAAGAGAGATGTAAGGCATTACCAGAACTGATGGTTAAAGTAAGACTACCATTACTAACACCTCATTACCTGTCTGACAAGGTAGCCACGGAAGAACTCATTAAAAACTCATTGCAATGTAGAGATCTCCTAGATGAAGCAAAAGACTACCACCTGATGCCAGAGAGGAGAACTCTTCtacaaacatttaaaacaagacCAAGATGTTGTTCAGACATTCCTGGCATCATATATGCTGTAGGAGGGTTGACATCCTCTGGATATTCGATGAATTTAGTGGAATGTTACGATCCTATTGTCAATAGATGGACAGTTGTAGAACCAATGACAACGATCAGAAGTAGAGTAGCTGTTTCTGTTCACATAGGTTGTTTGTATGCCATAGGAGGGTATGATGGAGAAGACAGATTAAATACTGTAGAAGTGTATAAACCCAGAAATAAAACATGGAAAACAGTTTGTAAAATGCATTGTAAACGAAGTGCACATGGAGCCACATCTCTTGGTAAACATGTTTATGCTTGTGGTGGCTATGATGGGGTTTCATCACTCAGAACGGTAGAAATATATGACCCAGATGCAGATAGTTGGACTATGGTAGCTAGTATGTTAAAACACAGAAGTGCTGCAGGTGTTGCCTGTCTTGATGGAGAAATATTTGCCTGCGGTGGCCATGATGGATTATCAATTTTTGATTCGGTGGAGTGCTATAATCCTTCAACCAATACTTGGAGGTACATACCTAACATGTTAACAAAACGATGTCGTCTGGGTGTCGCTACATTAAACGGAAAACTGTATGTGGCTGGTGGATATGATGGGTCAATATTTTTGAATAGTGTTGAATGCTATGATCCTCAGAAGAATGAATGGGCATATGTCAAACCACTACAGATAAGAAGAAGTCGTGTTGCTATGGTAGCATCATATGGAAAACTTTTTGCGATTGGTGGATATGACGGTATTGTTCAGTTAACTACAGTGGAATCTTACGAGCCAGACAAGGACGAATGGAAATCTTTACAGCCCATGTGTGCTCATGAAGGTGGAGTAGGTGTAGGAATTCTTCCCATTGACTTAGATTCTTAA
- the LOC143065397 gene encoding alpha-L-fucosidase-like has translation MKMANVHVLFLSVLLLIFSVSQSVKYEPTWNSLDSRPLPSWYDEAKLGIFIHWGVFSVPSFTSEWFWYYWKGPKPQKSAVDFMKNNFRPGFTYADFASQFTTEFYNPNEWADIFAASGAKYIVLTSKHHEGFTNWPSNYSFNWNSNASGPSRDLVGELANAIRSRTAIKFGLYHSLYEWFNPLYLQDKESNFTTQNFVKHKTIPELYEIVNKYKPEVVWSDGDAGPDTYWTSKEFLTWLYNESPVKDTVVTNDRWGKGCACKHGGYYTCQDRYNPGTKQNHKWENCMTIDRRSWGYRRNTNLNEFLSVHEIISTLASTVSCGGNMLMNVGPTKEGKIIPLFEERLRDLGKWLNVNGEGIYSTVPWSHQNDTLAKNVWYTMKHSGNSKVVYAILLSYPEDPVLKLGAPLPSQTTEVTMLGYPNSFKWISGPGGQGLYITIPTIPWNRLPCQWAWVLKITELEN, from the exons ATGAAAATGGCAAATGTGCATGTACTTTTCCTCTCTGTGTTGTTACTTATTTTTTCTGTTTCTCAGTCTGTTAAATACGAGCCAACATGGAATTCTTTAGATTCAAGACCACTGCCATCCTGGTATGATGAGGCAAAACTTGGCATTTTTATTCACTGGGGTGTCTTTTCTGTTCCCAGTTTTACTTCGGAATGGTTCTGGTACTATTGGAAAGGACCCAAACCACAGAAGTCAGCAGTTGATTTTATGAAGAATAATTTCCGGCCAGGCTTTACTTATGCTGACTTTGCATCACAGTTCACCACTGAATTTTATAACCCTAATGAATGGGCAGATATTTTTGCAGCATCTGGTGCAAA atATATTGTTTTGACAAGTAAACATCATGAGGGATTTACCAACTGGCCATCAAATTACTCTTTTAACTGGAATTCAAATGCTTCTGGACCAAGCAGAGATCTTGTTG GTGAATTAGCAAATGCTATAAGAAGCAGGACTGCCATTAAATTTGGACTGTACCATTCTCTATATGAATGGTTTAATCCACTATATCTCCAAGATAAAGAGTCTAATTTTACAACACAGAACTTTGTGAAG CACAAGACCATTCCAGAACTGTATGAGATTGTCAACAAATACAAACCAGAAGTTGTGTGGTCAGATGGAGATGCTGGACCTGATACATACTGGACATCTAAGGAATTTTTAACTTGGCTGTATAATGAGAG tcCTGTAAAAGATACAGTTGTAACCAATGATAGATGGGGTAAAGGTTGTGCATGTAAACATGGTGGATATTACACATGCCAAGACAGATATAATCCAG GTACAAAACAGAATCATAAATGGGAGAATTGTATGACTATAGATCGAAGGTCATGGGGTTACAGAAGAAACACAAATCTTAATGAGTTCCTCAGTGTCCATGAAATTATATCTACTCTAGCTTCCACTGTAAG CTGTGGAGGTAATATGCTGATGAATGTGGGACCAACAAAGGAGGGGAAAATTATCCCATTGTTTGAAGAGAGACTGAGAGATTTAGGAAAGTGGTTGAATGTAAATGGAGAGGGTATATACAGCACTGTACCATGGAGTCACCAGAATGATACTCTTGCTAAGAATGTGTG GTATACCATGAAGCACTCAGGAAACAGTAAAGTAGTATATGCTATACTTTTATCCTACCCTGAAGATCCTGTTCTAAAGTTAGGAGCACCTCTCCCATCACAGACCACAGAAGTCACTATGCTGGGATATCCTAATAGTTTTAAATGGATCTCTGGACCAGGAGGTCAAGGTCTATACATCACTATCCCTACAATCCCTTGGAATAGGCTGCCTTGTCAATGGGCCTGGGTGCTGAAAATAACAGAATTGGAAAACTAA